DNA from Jatrophihabitans sp.:
CGCAAGTGCTGGCTGGTGCTCGGCTACGAGGACTGCTGCACGGTGCTGGCCGACCCGCGCTTCTCGCGACTGACCTCGGGTGACACCGCGGCGCCCACCGGGGACGGCCCGCGCTCGCTGGTGATGGACGGCCCGGCGCACGCGTGCGTCCGCCGGGGAGCCAGCCGCGCGTTCACCGCACGGCGGATGGACACCTACCGGCCCCGGGTGCAGCGGCGGGTCGACGAGCTGATCGACGCCATGATGTCCGGCGGCCGGCCCGGGGACCTGGTGAGCGGGCTGGTGGCGCCGCTTCCGCTGCTGGTGGTGTGCGACGTCCTCGGCGTTCCGGCCTCGGACCGGGAGCAGTTCTACGACTGGGTCGCGGGGGTCAACTCGATCCTTGCCTACGGCTCGGCGCCCGCGGCCGAAGCCCAGCGGGAACTGCGGGTCTACCTGGGCGAGCAGCTGGTGGCCAAGCGGAGCGCGCCGGCCGAGGACCTGCTCTCGGTCTGGGCCGGTGAGCAGCAGTCCAGCGGGCTGACCGATGAGGAGGTGGTCGAACTCGGCATGGGCGTGCTCCTCGGCGGCATCGAGATCAATTCGACCAGCACCGGGATGCGCGCGCTGTTCCTGCATCCCGAGCAGCTGGACAAGCTGCGGGCCGCGCCGGAGGAGAAGGCGGCCTCAGCAACGGATGAGATCCTGCGCTACACCACGGTGAGCGCCATGTTCCGGGTGGTGGTGCTGGCCGCCGACGCCGAACTCGGCGGCGTGGCGATGCGCGCCGGGGACTGCGTGATGGCGCTGCCGTGGTTCGGCAACCGCGACCCCAGGTTCTTTCCCAACCCCAATGTCTTCGACATCGAGCGGGTGCCGACCTCGCCCCATCTGACCTTCGGGTTCGGCCCGCACTTCTGCCTGGGCGCCGCGCTGGGCAAGATGCAGATCGAGCTGTCGCTGGCCACCTTGATGCGGCGGATGCCGAAGCTGGCGCCCGCGGTGCCGCTGGACGAGCTCCCGTGGCGCCACGACCGGATCAACGGCGGCATCTCGGCCTTCCCGGTCACCTGGTAGCGGCTGTCAGCCGGTGGCGGCTGTCATCGGGTAGCGGCCGTCAGCTGGTGGCCGCCGCCTTGCGCAGCATCGCCTCGAGCGTGACGAAGCCGTAGCCGCGCG
Protein-coding regions in this window:
- a CDS encoding cytochrome P450 codes for the protein MTLASEVRQYPFEPFTGELSQELLGMIETNSVSQVRLPDGRKCWLVLGYEDCCTVLADPRFSRLTSGDTAAPTGDGPRSLVMDGPAHACVRRGASRAFTARRMDTYRPRVQRRVDELIDAMMSGGRPGDLVSGLVAPLPLLVVCDVLGVPASDREQFYDWVAGVNSILAYGSAPAAEAQRELRVYLGEQLVAKRSAPAEDLLSVWAGEQQSSGLTDEEVVELGMGVLLGGIEINSTSTGMRALFLHPEQLDKLRAAPEEKAASATDEILRYTTVSAMFRVVVLAADAELGGVAMRAGDCVMALPWFGNRDPRFFPNPNVFDIERVPTSPHLTFGFGPHFCLGAALGKMQIELSLATLMRRMPKLAPAVPLDELPWRHDRINGGISAFPVTW